Sequence from the Methanothermobacter sp. genome:
TGCGGCTGGTTTCGGTGAACTTTCAGGGTACCTCATAAGGTTCCTTTCAGGGTACATCTCAGATAGAACAGGGAGGTACTGGTTCATAACATTTGCCGGCTACCTTATCAACCTTATCGCTGTGCCTCTACTTGCATTTGCAGGTAACTGGCAGGTGGCGGTTCTCCTGATAATAATTGAGAGGGTGGGTAAGGGCCTCAGGACACCACCCAGGGATGCTATTTTATCATATGCCTCCTCCAGTATGGGTCATGGAACTGGGTTTGGGATACATGAGGCTCTTGACCAGATCGGGGCTGTTGCAGGACCTTTCATAGTTTTCCTGGTCCTGGCACTTGGCGGAGGGTTCAGGGAGGGGTTCCTGGTCCTTGCAGTTCCAGCGGTCATGGCACTTTCAGTTCTAACTGCAGGGTACCTGCTCTTTCCGCGTCCAGGTGAACTTGAAACCTCAACAAGAATTGATTACACGTCCTTCAGGGGCTCCTACTGGATTTACTTGCTCGCTGTATGTTTCATAGCCCTCGGGTACGCTGATTTTCCACTTGTGGGTTACCACCTTGGAGTGAGCGGGGTTCTGGATTCATCAATGATTCCTGTCCTCTATTCCCTTGCAATGCTTACAGATGCCGTCTCAGCTCTCATCTTTGGAAGGTACTTTGACAGGTATGGTTTCAGGGTTATGGCCCTTGCGGTGTTCATATCCATGCTCTATGCCCCCCTAGCCTTCCTAGGCGGCTCACTGGCAGCTGTTACTGGAGCCGCACTCTGGGGTGTGGGTATGGGTGCCCAGGAGTCTGTTATGAGGGCCGCAGTCTCAAGGTTTTCCCCACCAGAGAAGAGGGGCTCAGCCTACGGGACATTCAACATGGTGTTCGGGGTTGCCTGGTTTTCAGGAAGCCTCCTTATGGGTTACCTCTACGGTGTATGGATACCCTCGGTTGTCCTGTTTTCAGTTATAACCCAGTCAGCTGCCATAGCTGTAATAGCTGGTATTGAAAGGATGGAGGGGAGGTTTACCTAGATGAAAAGCAACCACAAAACTTATATAAAATCAGCTGAAATCTCAGTGTATAGTTGATGGAGTCCACCTTTAAACGCTTTTTCTGGCTGATGACTCCTGCAGAAAAAATGTAGGAGGAGCTATCCTCCAGATGGAGGTATCAATTTGGAGTATGTTGCATTCAGTGTAGCTGTTATTATCTTACTTGGTCTTCTGTTCAGCAGGGCATTCAACCGTATCGGAATACCTGGAATCCTGGGGATGCTTTTACTTGGTATGCTGATAGGCCCCCATGGACTGAACCTGATATCAAAGAGCATAATGGACGTTTCACCGGACCTCAGGGTCATAGCACTCATAATAATCCTCCTGAGGGCTGGTTTCGGTATAAACCTCGAAAGCCTCAGAAAGGTGGGTATGACCGCGGTTAAGATGAGTTTCATACCCGACATGGTTGAGGGGTTCGCTGTGATGTTCGCGGCCCACTACATACTGGGGCTTTCACTCATAGAGGCGGGTATCCTTGGTTTTGTTATAGCCGCGGTTTCACCTGCAGTTATAGTCCCACAGATGCTATCCTTCATTGAGAGGAGGATGGGGACAGCCAAGGGTATACCCACCATTATACTCACAGGTGCATCTGTGGATGATGTTGTTTCAATAACCCTCTTCTCGGTTTTCCTGGGCATGTATCAGGGACAGCAGGTTAACTTCCTTGTGGAGGCCCTGGGAGTCCCTATATCCATCCTGACAGGTATA
This genomic interval carries:
- a CDS encoding MFS transporter, giving the protein MNRATKFIIILGIVSLLADMTYEGARGITGPFMAFLGASAFMVGFAAGFGELSGYLIRFLSGYISDRTGRYWFITFAGYLINLIAVPLLAFAGNWQVAVLLIIIERVGKGLRTPPRDAILSYASSSMGHGTGFGIHEALDQIGAVAGPFIVFLVLALGGGFREGFLVLAVPAVMALSVLTAGYLLFPRPGELETSTRIDYTSFRGSYWIYLLAVCFIALGYADFPLVGYHLGVSGVLDSSMIPVLYSLAMLTDAVSALIFGRYFDRYGFRVMALAVFISMLYAPLAFLGGSLAAVTGAALWGVGMGAQESVMRAAVSRFSPPEKRGSAYGTFNMVFGVAWFSGSLLMGYLYGVWIPSVVLFSVITQSAAIAVIAGIERMEGRFT